From Candidatus Bathyarchaeota archaeon, the proteins below share one genomic window:
- a CDS encoding MFS transporter codes for MSDISGKRSLRGVIAVCFTIFFIDAANGFNVPLYPFFARSLGASMALIGALASTTGLTTVLLSIPLGSISDRLGRKRLMLFGIACTIIAPLLYSLALEPLHLLPARVILGIARGSTFTIGFVYVTEIAPRGKRGLAQGLYLTSMGSGFTVGPLLGGMAAKTIGYSQAFFISAGLAICGFVALLFAPEKKGVSANETGNLFSGFMGLIRNPSLLAAGIANFFNSTIFNTIMVFFPLYGISIGLDESQVGMALTVRGLASTATRIPTGLAISRLGALRMMTLGLGASALMILALPEFNTLVILSALLGMQGIAYGIYLTSANTYVTEEAPSGMAGASMGVFSTFSNISGIVSPIILGSVAEAFGIGATFKLSFILSMVGFVILTFFSRRRARSP; via the coding sequence ATGTCAGACATTTCAGGAAAGAGGAGCCTTCGGGGAGTAATTGCTGTATGTTTTACAATATTCTTCATCGATGCCGCGAACGGCTTCAATGTTCCTCTTTACCCTTTCTTCGCCCGGAGCCTCGGCGCTTCAATGGCGCTAATCGGGGCGCTGGCATCAACAACAGGACTCACCACGGTCCTGCTCTCGATCCCGTTAGGCTCAATATCCGACCGCCTAGGGAGGAAGAGACTTATGTTGTTTGGTATAGCATGCACAATAATTGCGCCTCTCCTTTATAGTCTCGCATTGGAGCCCCTCCACTTGCTCCCAGCAAGGGTGATACTGGGAATCGCGCGAGGCTCGACGTTCACCATAGGCTTTGTCTACGTCACTGAGATTGCCCCTCGGGGCAAGAGGGGCTTGGCTCAAGGGCTATACCTCACGTCGATGGGTTCCGGGTTCACCGTAGGCCCCCTGCTTGGGGGCATGGCCGCCAAGACGATTGGTTACTCCCAAGCGTTCTTCATTAGCGCAGGATTAGCAATATGTGGTTTCGTTGCTCTTCTCTTTGCCCCAGAAAAGAAAGGTGTTTCCGCGAACGAGACGGGTAACCTTTTCTCTGGATTCATGGGGCTTATTAGAAATCCCAGTCTCCTCGCTGCGGGGATCGCAAATTTCTTCAACTCCACAATATTCAACACAATTATGGTCTTTTTCCCCCTTTACGGAATATCTATCGGGCTTGATGAGTCCCAAGTAGGCATGGCACTCACAGTGCGGGGACTCGCTTCAACTGCTACAAGAATCCCGACGGGGTTGGCGATTTCACGGCTGGGGGCGCTAAGAATGATGACTCTGGGGCTAGGAGCTTCAGCACTCATGATCCTAGCCCTCCCAGAATTCAACACCTTGGTAATACTGAGCGCTCTTCTCGGGATGCAGGGGATAGCATATGGTATCTATCTAACATCAGCAAACACGTATGTCACAGAGGAGGCCCCCTCGGGTATGGCGGGAGCCTCAATGGGGGTCTTCTCGACATTCTCAAACATCAGTGGGATCGTCAGCCCAATAATATTGGGGTCAGTGGCCGAGGCTTTTGGGATTGGAGCTACCTTTAAGCTCTCCTTTATCCTATCTATGGTGGGGTTTGTTATACTAACCTTCTTCTCAAGGAGGAGAGCACGATCTCCTTAA
- a CDS encoding tRNA (guanine(10)-N(2))-dimethyltransferase, whose amino-acid sequence MAQIIIYKVVSSEGETLERARSRAPVFYNPIMNMNRDSAILALGALQRRLSRPLTICEPMCGTGIRGIRMALEVPKVREIVLGDMSPHAVRLTEKNIGLNGMSERVRVRRMEANLLLSLHARPLARFDYTDIDPFGTPAPFIDTVARATKRDGMVALTATDMAPLCGVNVRACIRKYGSTSLRTGYSHESALRILIGSFIRGAAIHEVASKPVFSFFADHYIRLYMLLDRGKMRVDKSLREIGYLLNCSACKSIRSEKSGLDDRMRICEVCGSEMKAAGPLWLGNLADDDFCLDMIECSKDSFIGSNRRLINIIRKVRGEIDMPPGFFVLDELSSNLGVASRRLNPVIDGLRNAGFKAAVSHANNRGLKTDASVEAVKRIVLELNVKGV is encoded by the coding sequence ATGGCTCAGATAATTATCTACAAAGTCGTCTCATCAGAGGGCGAAACTCTCGAGAGGGCACGGTCTCGAGCGCCAGTTTTTTACAACCCTATAATGAATATGAACAGGGATTCTGCGATTCTGGCTCTTGGCGCTCTCCAGAGACGTTTGTCAAGGCCACTAACGATATGTGAACCTATGTGCGGGACTGGAATTAGGGGAATCAGGATGGCCCTTGAAGTGCCGAAAGTACGAGAAATTGTGCTAGGGGATATGAGCCCCCATGCAGTAAGACTCACCGAGAAAAATATCGGATTGAACGGAATGAGTGAAAGGGTACGTGTGAGAAGGATGGAGGCAAATCTCCTATTATCGCTGCACGCCCGACCCCTTGCTCGATTTGATTACACTGATATCGACCCTTTCGGTACCCCTGCCCCTTTTATCGATACAGTTGCGCGGGCTACCAAAAGAGACGGAATGGTAGCCTTAACGGCGACTGATATGGCTCCTCTCTGTGGTGTCAATGTGCGGGCGTGCATCCGTAAATACGGGAGCACATCACTGAGGACAGGATACAGTCACGAATCAGCGTTAAGGATTCTGATCGGGTCCTTCATTAGAGGTGCCGCAATTCACGAAGTAGCATCTAAACCTGTTTTCAGTTTTTTCGCAGACCATTATATCCGGCTCTATATGCTCTTGGATAGAGGGAAGATGAGAGTGGATAAAAGCCTCAGGGAGATAGGATATCTCCTTAATTGTTCTGCGTGTAAGAGTATTCGCTCAGAGAAAAGCGGGCTAGACGACAGAATGCGTATCTGCGAAGTCTGTGGATCAGAGATGAAAGCTGCGGGACCTCTCTGGCTCGGGAACCTTGCCGATGATGATTTCTGCTTGGATATGATCGAGTGTTCTAAGGATTCATTTATTGGCAGCAATAGGAGACTCATAAATATAATCAGAAAGGTCAGAGGAGAAATAGATATGCCTCCCGGTTTTTTCGTTTTAGACGAGTTGAGTTCTAATTTAGGGGTTGCATCAAGGCGTCTTAATCCAGTCATTGATGGGCTGAGAAACGCCGGGTTCAAGGCGGCAGTTAGTCATGCAAATAACAGGGGATTGAAAACTGACGCGTCTGTGGAGGCAGTGAAGAGAATCGTTTTAGAGCTCAATGTTAAGGGAGTTTAG
- a CDS encoding RlmE family RNA methyltransferase gives MSKRWLSERKNEYYHLRAKEEGYLSRAAFKLIQLEERFGFLKDARNVLDLGAAPGGWLQVASEAIGDKGLIMGVDPQEINHRGLLGVNSLVGDVTSEGTIKEIHDFFQCRVDVILSDMAPDVSGNWDLDHFRQIHLARIVLVIANELLRGDGWLVVKTFQGSEHDKYVNDVRKMFELVKIVKPKASRKHSAEIYLVAHRLKPFRRLPEGYRKKEEC, from the coding sequence ATGTCTAAGAGATGGCTTAGCGAGAGGAAGAACGAATATTATCACCTCAGGGCAAAAGAAGAGGGATATCTCTCGAGGGCGGCTTTCAAACTGATCCAACTTGAAGAGCGGTTTGGATTCCTCAAAGATGCTAGAAATGTCTTAGATTTAGGTGCAGCACCCGGTGGATGGCTTCAGGTTGCAAGTGAAGCAATAGGGGACAAAGGCTTGATAATGGGGGTTGATCCCCAGGAGATCAATCATCGTGGCCTTCTAGGTGTTAACAGTCTAGTAGGAGATGTTACCTCCGAAGGTACTATCAAGGAAATCCATGATTTTTTTCAATGTAGAGTGGATGTTATTCTCTCAGATATGGCTCCGGATGTCAGTGGAAATTGGGATCTGGACCATTTTCGGCAGATCCATCTTGCTCGAATAGTTCTTGTTATCGCCAATGAGCTTCTCAGAGGTGATGGCTGGCTTGTGGTAAAAACGTTTCAAGGATCAGAGCATGATAAGTATGTGAATGATGTTAGGAAAATGTTTGAACTTGTGAAAATTGTGAAGCCAAAGGCCTCAAGGAAGCATAGCGCCGAAATATATCTGGTGGCTCACCGACTCAAACCGTTTAGAAGGTTGCCCGAGGGTTACCGCAAGAAAGAGGAGTGTTAG
- the kynU gene encoding kynureninase — MNFKLGREFALQLDAEDPLSTFKERFYHLPGKIYMDGNSLGLISKDAEASLMSIIDEWKTLGIGGWGGGEIPWINYAKRLGEMQATMVGANPGEIVVCGGTTVNLHALVATFYEPKGERRKILADELNFPSDLYALASQIKLRRGDPSKDLILVESRDGRIIEEDDIVDAMTDEVALILLPGVYYKSGQLLDMERLTREANIRGIPIGFDCSHSVGVVPHKFNEWGVDFAFYCNYKYMNGGPGSTGSIYVNSRHFGKTPGLAGWFGNNQATMFNMSNKFDPAEDASAWQIGTTTMLSTAPLMGAISMINEAGINRIRRKSTKITSYLIHLIDETLSQIPYGFSVGTPRKHDRRGGHVGVEHSDAWRVSEALKARGVIPDFRPPNVIRLAPIPLYTSYLEVWNVVQHLKDVIDNGEQEAFSHEKSMVT; from the coding sequence ATGAATTTCAAGTTAGGAAGGGAATTTGCGCTCCAGCTTGACGCCGAAGACCCCCTCTCAACATTCAAAGAGAGATTCTACCATCTCCCAGGGAAAATCTACATGGATGGCAATTCCTTAGGGCTCATTTCCAAAGATGCTGAGGCGAGTCTAATGTCGATCATTGATGAATGGAAGACCCTTGGGATCGGGGGCTGGGGCGGAGGTGAGATACCTTGGATTAATTACGCCAAGAGACTGGGAGAGATGCAGGCGACAATGGTTGGTGCAAATCCCGGAGAGATTGTTGTTTGTGGTGGGACAACGGTGAATCTTCACGCCTTGGTGGCCACATTCTACGAGCCTAAGGGTGAGAGGCGAAAGATCCTAGCGGACGAACTTAACTTTCCCAGCGACCTCTATGCTTTGGCCTCCCAGATCAAACTAAGAAGAGGTGACCCTTCCAAGGACCTTATACTTGTAGAGAGCCGAGATGGGCGGATCATTGAAGAAGATGATATAGTTGATGCGATGACTGATGAAGTCGCTCTTATTCTCTTACCCGGCGTCTATTATAAGAGCGGCCAGCTCCTTGACATGGAAAGGCTCACCAGGGAAGCTAATATTCGGGGAATACCCATTGGCTTTGACTGCAGCCATTCCGTCGGAGTAGTCCCGCATAAATTCAACGAGTGGGGTGTCGACTTTGCATTTTATTGTAACTACAAGTATATGAACGGAGGCCCTGGCTCCACTGGGAGTATATATGTTAACAGCCGCCATTTCGGAAAGACCCCGGGACTAGCGGGCTGGTTTGGGAACAACCAGGCTACCATGTTTAATATGTCTAACAAATTTGATCCCGCCGAGGACGCGAGCGCCTGGCAGATCGGGACCACAACAATGTTAAGCACTGCCCCCCTGATGGGTGCGATTAGTATGATCAACGAGGCGGGGATCAATAGAATACGAAGGAAATCCACGAAGATAACCTCCTACTTGATTCATCTAATTGACGAGACCCTTAGCCAGATTCCCTACGGCTTCTCCGTCGGGACACCTAGGAAACACGATAGGCGGGGCGGCCACGTCGGTGTGGAACACTCAGATGCGTGGAGGGTTTCAGAGGCCCTAAAGGCTCGAGGTGTGATACCAGACTTCAGACCTCCTAACGTGATACGGCTTGCCCCTATCCCACTATACACAAGCTATCTGGAGGTATGGAACGTGGTTCAGCATCTTAAGGACGTCATCGATAATGGAGAACAAGAAGCTTTCTCTCACGAAAAGAGCATGGTCACCTAA
- a CDS encoding DEAD/DEAH box helicase, translating into MTEKNAFSILCRPVRRLLEKKGFQKPTEPQKLLIPKILKGGHVLLISPTATGKTEAAMLPVLHKYLMAERKPGISIIYVTPLRALNRDILNRMTYWCSSLDIRLAVRHGDTSTRERNYQRQSPPEMLITTPETLQAILSGRILRKYLKAVRWVVIDEIHELADNKRGSQLSIALERIRELADEEFQMIGLSATIGSPDKVAQFLVGNDREVETIQVSAFRNTQLEIVYPEPGPKDYDLARDLFTHPEVAARLKIMRDLIEGHETTLVFTNTRSTSELITSRFNVWDMDFPLSIHHGSLAKTTRIAAETGLRQGDLKTVVCTSSLELGIDIGHIDLVIQYNSPRQVTRLLQRVGRSGHSIGDLAKGVIIAMNSEDCLESMVICRRGLQEIMEPLIVPDKPYDVVVNQIVAEFMSRSRIYFLQAKNLFSKAYPFKDITEKEIQFVAQYMHNRFPRMAWVSEVDEVIIRPKGKRKTIYRYFFDNLSMIPDEKTYLVIDTAEEAPVGILQEAFVAEYAKPGVKFVIRGRPWKILNIQNDKIYVRAEEDPTGAIPSWVGEEIPVPLEIALEVGKIKARVEERLLRGSSTKQIADELNIEYPAKSDTIEKAISEIVEQVELDYPVPTNKRIVVEDWGDNVIVHANFGTLVNRTLARLLGHIISEKTGYPVGVQQETYTVVIQTVGAVDSNYVAKILTSLYEVDLEKIMKNAVAKTGVFKRRLINVARKSGALSKYANFSNITLDRLMKSFESTCIYEEAMKDTARKDLDLQATITIINEIGEGKIEVALIDNGGQITPMAEMVVDGMSMRADIVPPDKITRIIVESAKARILNETRTFACLTKRDHVKTHRIKELPKSIECPQCGSTELGVFDRNIDEVYQELGKDKFVEKRAGERWWERGKDASKLVSMYGRRGAIVATAKRVDLSEAWDLLAEIDDESDEFYERVVDAERNALKRGFH; encoded by the coding sequence TTGACCGAGAAAAACGCCTTCTCGATACTCTGCAGACCGGTTCGGAGGCTTCTTGAAAAAAAGGGATTCCAGAAGCCCACGGAGCCTCAAAAACTCCTAATTCCCAAGATCCTCAAGGGTGGTCATGTCCTCCTCATTAGCCCTACCGCTACAGGGAAAACCGAGGCGGCAATGCTCCCCGTCCTCCATAAATATCTGATGGCGGAGCGCAAGCCAGGCATCAGCATCATTTATGTCACCCCTCTCAGGGCCCTCAACAGGGACATATTAAACCGCATGACATACTGGTGCAGCAGTCTTGACATCCGCCTCGCGGTCCGTCATGGGGACACCTCCACTAGGGAACGGAATTACCAACGACAAAGTCCACCAGAGATGCTCATTACCACCCCTGAGACCCTCCAGGCCATCCTCAGTGGTCGCATCCTCAGGAAATACCTAAAAGCTGTCCGATGGGTTGTAATCGACGAAATCCACGAACTCGCCGATAATAAGCGGGGCAGCCAACTCAGTATCGCGCTGGAGCGCATCAGGGAGCTCGCCGATGAAGAATTCCAGATGATAGGCCTGAGTGCCACCATCGGGAGCCCAGACAAAGTGGCCCAGTTCCTTGTAGGCAACGACCGTGAGGTGGAGACCATCCAGGTCTCTGCGTTCAGAAATACCCAACTTGAGATTGTCTACCCCGAGCCTGGGCCAAAAGACTATGATCTTGCTAGAGACCTATTCACCCATCCCGAGGTCGCCGCCCGTTTAAAGATTATGAGGGACCTCATCGAAGGCCACGAAACTACGCTTGTATTCACAAACACCCGGAGCACCTCGGAGCTCATAACAAGCCGATTCAACGTCTGGGACATGGACTTCCCCCTCAGCATTCACCACGGCAGCCTTGCCAAAACTACTCGTATCGCAGCCGAGACAGGGCTCAGACAAGGGGATCTCAAGACTGTGGTCTGCACATCTAGCCTCGAGTTGGGCATTGACATAGGTCATATCGACCTCGTTATCCAGTACAACAGCCCCCGTCAGGTCACCCGCCTTCTCCAACGGGTCGGGCGGAGTGGCCACAGCATCGGAGATCTGGCCAAGGGCGTTATAATTGCTATGAACAGCGAGGACTGCCTCGAGTCCATGGTAATCTGCCGTAGGGGACTCCAGGAGATCATGGAGCCCCTAATTGTCCCCGATAAACCTTATGACGTTGTGGTAAACCAGATCGTTGCAGAGTTTATGTCTCGAAGCCGAATTTACTTCTTGCAAGCCAAGAATCTTTTCAGCAAGGCCTACCCATTCAAAGACATTACTGAAAAGGAGATCCAGTTCGTCGCCCAATACATGCACAACCGATTCCCCCGGATGGCATGGGTCAGCGAGGTGGATGAAGTTATAATCCGGCCCAAGGGTAAACGGAAGACAATTTACCGCTACTTTTTTGATAACCTCAGTATGATACCCGACGAGAAAACATACCTCGTAATCGACACCGCTGAAGAAGCTCCAGTTGGCATTCTCCAAGAAGCCTTCGTTGCAGAGTACGCTAAGCCCGGGGTGAAATTCGTGATCAGGGGGCGCCCCTGGAAGATACTTAACATTCAAAATGACAAGATCTACGTCCGTGCTGAAGAAGACCCTACTGGCGCCATCCCCAGCTGGGTAGGTGAAGAGATTCCTGTCCCCCTAGAAATAGCTCTAGAAGTGGGAAAGATTAAAGCAAGAGTCGAGGAGAGACTCCTCAGAGGCAGTTCTACAAAACAAATCGCAGATGAGCTAAATATAGAGTATCCAGCCAAATCAGATACCATAGAAAAGGCTATCTCAGAGATTGTTGAGCAGGTAGAACTTGACTACCCCGTTCCTACCAACAAAAGGATCGTTGTAGAGGACTGGGGGGACAATGTCATAGTTCACGCTAACTTCGGCACTCTCGTTAATAGGACACTTGCCCGGCTTCTCGGCCACATCATTTCTGAGAAGACGGGCTATCCTGTAGGAGTCCAGCAGGAGACCTACACTGTAGTCATCCAGACGGTAGGAGCCGTGGACTCAAACTACGTCGCGAAGATTCTCACCAGCCTGTATGAGGTCGACCTTGAGAAGATTATGAAGAACGCCGTAGCCAAGACAGGCGTCTTCAAGCGCCGCCTCATTAACGTCGCCCGGAAATCCGGCGCCCTTAGTAAGTACGCCAACTTTAGCAACATCACTCTAGACCGTCTCATGAAAAGCTTCGAGAGTACATGTATCTATGAGGAGGCTATGAAGGACACTGCGCGGAAGGATCTTGACCTCCAAGCCACTATCACGATCATCAATGAGATCGGTGAGGGGAAGATTGAGGTAGCTCTTATTGATAACGGGGGGCAGATAACTCCCATGGCCGAGATGGTTGTGGATGGAATGAGTATGAGGGCTGACATTGTGCCGCCAGACAAGATCACCCGAATTATAGTCGAGTCTGCCAAAGCACGTATCCTCAACGAGACGAGGACTTTCGCATGTCTCACCAAGAGGGACCATGTTAAGACCCACAGGATCAAAGAACTCCCGAAATCGATCGAGTGTCCACAATGTGGCTCCACTGAGCTCGGAGTTTTTGATCGGAATATCGACGAGGTCTATCAAGAACTCGGGAAAGATAAGTTCGTTGAAAAAAGAGCCGGGGAACGATGGTGGGAGAGGGGAAAAGACGCCTCCAAGCTTGTATCAATGTATGGTAGGAGGGGCGCGATAGTAGCTACTGCGAAACGGGTTGACTTATCCGAAGCTTGGGATCTCCTAGCCGAGATCGATGATGAATCCGATGAGTTCTACGAAAGAGTTGTTGATGCCGAAAGAAATGCCCTAAAGAGGGGCTTCCATTAG
- the ilvD gene encoding dihydroxy-acid dehydratase, whose translation MGSAIIEEVLSQSGSSNTRARSSKVFDGVERSVHRSLLKGMGLTDSDIAKPLIAVVNSWNEIVPGHIHLASLAEHVKKGIIEAGGTPLEFNTIGVCDGIAMGHEGMRMSLPSREIIADSVEIMVESHGFDAMVCLTTCDKIDPGMMMAAARINIPTIFVLGGPMEPGCPTWGKFEGQTITVQEMFKVPALVMSGEISKEEAKYLEDICCSGAGACGGMFTANSMQCLIEAIGMTLPYMASAPSMGAHRIRLAHESGKRIMKLLEDGLKPSDILTEAAFKNAIAVDMAMGGSTNTVLHLTAIAHEVGIELDLDLFDEISRGTPHLCNMAPAGPHKICDLHDAGGIPAVIKELRERVDRNAITVQGPLSERLVQAKTINSAIIHSVTDPVHPEGGIAVLKGTLAPDASVAKVVAMSPKMMEFQGTAKVYDREEDAVEAIHRRDVGPGSVVVIRYEGPKGGPGMREMLVATSTIVGYGLEESVALLTDGRFSGATAGPCIGHVSPEASAGGPIALVEDGDRITINVPLRRIDLNVPADELEARRKNWTPKQPVVKKGYLARYAKMVSSADKGAILS comes from the coding sequence ATGGGTTCTGCAATTATAGAGGAAGTTCTATCTCAATCCGGGTCGTCTAATACACGGGCTAGGAGTTCTAAGGTCTTTGACGGGGTAGAGAGAAGTGTACATCGAAGCCTTCTAAAGGGGATGGGACTGACTGACAGTGATATAGCTAAGCCCCTTATAGCCGTGGTGAACTCGTGGAATGAGATCGTCCCCGGCCATATACATCTGGCCAGCCTCGCTGAGCACGTAAAAAAGGGAATAATTGAGGCCGGCGGGACACCCCTCGAGTTCAACACCATTGGCGTCTGCGATGGCATTGCAATGGGCCATGAGGGTATGAGGATGAGCCTTCCTAGCCGAGAGATCATCGCTGACTCAGTGGAAATCATGGTGGAGAGCCATGGCTTTGACGCGATGGTCTGCTTGACCACCTGTGATAAGATCGACCCCGGGATGATGATGGCCGCAGCAAGGATTAATATCCCCACCATTTTTGTCCTCGGGGGCCCAATGGAACCGGGATGTCCCACGTGGGGCAAGTTTGAGGGGCAGACCATCACTGTTCAGGAAATGTTCAAAGTGCCTGCACTAGTGATGTCGGGAGAAATTTCCAAGGAGGAAGCTAAGTACCTGGAGGACATCTGCTGTTCTGGAGCAGGAGCATGCGGTGGCATGTTTACTGCCAATTCTATGCAGTGCCTCATCGAGGCCATTGGTATGACACTCCCCTACATGGCCTCGGCCCCCTCAATGGGAGCCCATAGAATTAGGCTCGCCCACGAATCTGGCAAGAGGATCATGAAACTCCTCGAGGACGGGCTGAAGCCTAGTGACATCCTCACAGAAGCTGCCTTCAAAAACGCAATAGCCGTGGATATGGCCATGGGTGGCTCCACTAATACTGTTCTCCACCTCACAGCTATTGCCCACGAGGTCGGGATAGAACTGGACTTGGACCTCTTCGACGAAATAAGCAGGGGCACTCCCCATCTTTGCAATATGGCCCCGGCTGGCCCTCATAAAATCTGTGATCTACACGATGCCGGTGGGATCCCTGCCGTTATCAAAGAGCTGAGGGAAAGAGTTGATAGGAACGCCATTACAGTTCAGGGCCCTCTGTCTGAGCGACTCGTGCAGGCCAAAACCATTAATTCCGCAATAATTCACTCTGTCACTGATCCCGTGCACCCTGAAGGGGGAATAGCAGTTCTCAAAGGCACTCTCGCCCCAGACGCTTCCGTTGCTAAAGTTGTGGCCATGAGCCCTAAAATGATGGAGTTCCAAGGGACCGCCAAGGTTTACGATAGGGAAGAAGACGCAGTGGAGGCGATCCACAGGAGGGATGTTGGTCCAGGGAGCGTCGTGGTAATCCGCTATGAAGGACCCAAAGGAGGCCCTGGAATGCGGGAAATGCTCGTCGCTACCAGCACCATTGTAGGATACGGCCTTGAGGAGAGCGTTGCACTACTCACAGATGGCCGATTCTCTGGGGCTACGGCTGGTCCGTGCATCGGTCACGTCTCCCCAGAGGCGTCTGCCGGGGGACCCATTGCGCTCGTCGAGGACGGAGACAGGATAACCATCAACGTCCCCCTGCGAAGGATAGATCTTAACGTCCCAGCGGATGAGCTGGAAGCCCGGAGGAAAAACTGGACGCCGAAACAACCCGTGGTGAAAAAAGGCTATCTCGCGAGATATGCGAAAATGGTCTCATCGGCAGATAAGGGAGCTATCCTTAGTTAG
- a CDS encoding ECF transporter S component: protein MSITKLTTKEIAAIAVMGALATIATSMFAYPIPATSGYFNFGDAIVMTTALIFGPVVGALAGGLGSGLADFLGGWYNWVIFTTVIKGAEGYVAGKIAGDSKDRTLNKTIIAWVVGALVMVTGYFIVQVFMYGFGAALLEVPFNLVQMTVAGVVGVPISIAVKDRLSL from the coding sequence ATGAGTATAACTAAGTTAACAACGAAAGAGATAGCCGCTATTGCAGTGATGGGTGCTCTAGCCACCATTGCCACGAGCATGTTCGCGTACCCCATACCTGCTACCTCAGGGTACTTTAACTTCGGGGATGCCATCGTCATGACCACAGCCCTCATCTTTGGGCCTGTCGTTGGTGCCCTTGCAGGGGGGCTAGGTTCCGGCTTAGCAGACTTTTTGGGAGGCTGGTATAACTGGGTGATCTTCACTACTGTAATTAAAGGGGCAGAAGGGTATGTCGCTGGGAAAATAGCCGGGGACTCCAAGGATAGGACTCTCAACAAGACTATTATAGCATGGGTCGTGGGGGCCCTTGTTATGGTCACTGGTTACTTCATCGTCCAAGTATTCATGTACGGTTTCGGGGCAGCCTTATTAGAGGTCCCATTCAACCTAGTCCAGATGACTGTCGCGGGCGTAGTTGGAGTCCCAATCTCTATCGCAGTGAAAGATCGCCTGAGCCTCTAG